In a genomic window of Glycine max cultivar Williams 82 chromosome 13, Glycine_max_v4.0, whole genome shotgun sequence:
- the LOC100811327 gene encoding protein E6-like precursor, translating into MAPISKLIPFLFLTTLLVSLQVNARDSQFFSKVTPLNNNIKETETPKNEGQVNKPEQQPTFIPETENSYGLYGHETGLHPPTTTTTNAAPYTTTYKPYKTTTAEEDTAKYSNNNNFYSFKKDGYNTNQNELSETTRLTGTSYTNNNNYFYSGKDAFAKQNELSDTKYTEGGYNTENQNSNNNYFYNGKDAFGKQNELSDTKYTEEGYNSMENQNNNNNYYNGKDAFGKQNELSDTKYTEEGYNSMENQNNNNNNNKYYYNNDQAANEKYFYNNNNNDDAANNRYYKTKSVNSNYNGERQGLSDTRFIEGGKYFYDVKSEKYNHPTQYGGSTRGVNSENWSSNRGYFGNNNVNSMEGYQNQEEFEDDQEDFDP; encoded by the coding sequence ATGGCTCCAATCTCAAAACTCATTCCTTTCCTATTCTTAACAACCCTTTTAGTTTCCCTCCAAGTTAATGCCAGAGACAGCCAATTCTTCAGCAAAGTCACCCCtctcaacaacaacatcaaagaGACTGAGACTCCCAAAAATGAAGGCCAAGTAAACAAGCCAGAACAACAACCAACATTCATTCCTGAAACTGAAAACAGTTATGGCCTATATGGTCATGAGACTGGTCTGCACCCTCCCACCACTACAACAACTAATGCTGCACCCTACACCACCACTTACAAGCCATACAAAACTACCACAGCTGAAGAGGACACTGCCAAGtactccaacaacaacaacttctACAGCTTCAAGAAGGATGGCtacaacaccaaccaaaatgAGTTGAGTGAAACAACAAGACTCACAGGCACTTCTtacaccaacaacaacaactacttCTACAGCGGTAAGGATGCTTTTGCTAAGCAGAATGAATTGAGTGATACAAAGTACACTGAAGGTGGATACAACACGGAAAATCAgaacagcaacaacaactacTTCTACAACGGCAAGGATGCTTTTGGTAAGCAGAACGAATTGAGTGACACAAAGTACACTGAAGAAGGATACAACTCCATGGAGAAtcagaacaacaacaacaactactaCAACGGCAAGGATGCTTTTGGTAAGCAAAATGAATTGAGTGACACAAAGTACACTGAAGAAGGATACAACTCCATGGAGAAtcagaacaacaacaacaacaacaataaatattACTACAACAACGACCAAGCCGCCAATGAGAAATACttctacaacaacaacaacaatgatgaTGCTGCCAACAACAGGTATTACAAAACCAAATCTGTCAACAGCAATTACAACGGCGAGAGGCAGGGTTTGAGTGACACGAGGTTTATAGAGGGTGGAAAATACTTCTATGATGTTAAGTCTGAAAAGTACAACCATCCAACACAATATGGTGGCTCAACCAGAGGAGTTAACTCAGAAAATTGGTCCAGCAACAGAGGTTACTTTGGCAACAACAATGTGAACTCCATGGAAGGTTACCAGAACCAGGAGGAGTTTGAAGATGACCAAGAGGACTTCGACCCTTGA